From one Thalassospira lucentensis genomic stretch:
- a CDS encoding ATP-binding protein, translated as MTDQIGAFSEYMRRFKPRTLGGRIFMIMMVGGVIIAGISSIASKYIIERSERISRAYTLGFTIRELILIAESPELQGNIVDIAARDGLSVRVLPPDDIGTILLFSRPAQHIAMPARLADTGWPTSVKVHFRRGRLGSEQRDLIETAENPSLFFAGLSREIARQGLEARIEIMLPSGMRMLLSHSVLWSDYASPSMVFLIFLVGVIAVLAVFAALADLLAGPFKNLTEAIIRQGDEVEGPPVEERGPTEARSMAAAYNGLRERISRMLGDRTRMLAAISHDLRTPSTRLRLRAEFIDNDELRETVLRDLDEMDGLLNDALDFLGDWIHKEEERTVDFTSVLEAICDDYADLGRPVSFEGPQPLRFSSVHTVFGGGDEAHSFGDKRSIRLTCRPGTLKRAFTNLIENALKYGYRAYVSLDATADTVLISIRDEGPGIAEEHQENVFLPFFRVEGSRARTTGGSGLGLSIVKTVIDAHDGTVRLRNLPRRGLEVTIALPRRVAKT; from the coding sequence ATGACAGATCAGATTGGTGCGTTTTCCGAATATATGCGGCGGTTCAAGCCCCGCACGCTGGGCGGACGCATCTTTATGATCATGATGGTCGGTGGTGTCATCATCGCCGGGATCAGTTCAATCGCATCGAAATACATTATCGAACGAAGCGAACGGATCAGCCGTGCCTATACGCTGGGCTTTACCATTCGCGAACTGATCCTGATCGCGGAAAGCCCGGAATTACAGGGAAATATCGTTGATATAGCCGCGCGTGACGGGCTTTCTGTCCGTGTTCTACCACCTGACGACATCGGTACAATTCTTCTGTTTTCGCGCCCGGCACAACATATCGCAATGCCTGCGCGTTTAGCCGATACAGGCTGGCCAACATCGGTAAAGGTCCATTTTCGTCGGGGTCGCCTTGGTTCCGAACAGCGTGACCTGATTGAAACGGCCGAAAATCCCAGCCTGTTTTTTGCCGGTCTATCGCGGGAAATAGCACGTCAGGGGTTGGAAGCCCGTATCGAGATCATGTTGCCATCAGGCATGCGGATGCTGCTTAGCCATTCGGTGCTGTGGTCGGATTATGCATCGCCATCCATGGTTTTTCTGATTTTTCTGGTCGGGGTTATCGCGGTGTTGGCGGTATTCGCTGCCTTAGCCGACCTTCTGGCCGGGCCTTTCAAAAATCTGACCGAGGCGATCATTCGTCAGGGCGACGAAGTCGAAGGCCCCCCGGTTGAGGAACGCGGCCCGACCGAGGCAAGATCAATGGCCGCGGCCTATAACGGATTGCGCGAACGGATTTCACGCATGCTGGGGGATAGAACCCGCATGCTGGCCGCGATTTCACACGATTTGCGCACGCCCAGTACGCGCCTGCGTCTGCGTGCGGAATTTATCGATAATGATGAGTTGCGCGAAACCGTATTGCGTGACCTTGATGAAATGGACGGGCTTTTGAATGATGCGCTCGATTTCCTTGGTGACTGGATTCACAAGGAAGAAGAGCGCACTGTTGATTTCACTTCGGTGCTTGAAGCGATTTGCGACGATTACGCTGATCTTGGTCGACCTGTCAGTTTTGAGGGGCCTCAGCCGCTTCGGTTCAGTTCGGTGCATACGGTTTTTGGGGGCGGGGATGAAGCGCATTCATTTGGCGACAAGCGCAGCATCCGTCTGACCTGTCGGCCGGGAACCTTGAAACGTGCCTTCACCAACCTGATCGAAAATGCCCTGAAATACGGTTATCGTGCCTATGTCAGTCTGGATGCGACAGCCGACACGGTGCTGATTTCCATTCGGGACGAGGGGCCGGGCATTGCCGAGGAACATCAGGAAAATGTTTTCCTGCCATTCTTCCGTGTCGAAGGATCACGTGCACGTACTACAGGGGGCAGCGGCCTTGGTCTGTCGATTGTGAAAACAGTTATAGATGCCCATGACGGTACGGTACGGCTACGCAATTTGCCCAGACGCGGGCTTGAGGTCACGATTGCATTGCCACGGCGCGTTGCCAAAACCTGA
- a CDS encoding sn-glycerol-3-phosphate ABC transporter ATP-binding protein UgpC, whose product MASLTLDKVRKAFGPVEVLKEINIAIEDGEFLVLVGPSGCGKSTLLNLIAGLEGSSDGEIRIGDRVINDVHPKDRNIAMVFQSYALYPNMTVRKNITFGLEIRGVSAAERDKAVADVAKLLQIEALLDRKPSQLSGGQRQRVAMGRALVRDPDIFLFDEPLSNLDAKLRVDMRTEIKKLHQRLGATIVYVTHDQIEAMTLASRIAVMKDGILQQFDTPQNIYERPNNIFVAGFIGSPSMNFINATLINDNGNLAVSIKRDNDPIILPLKDAPESYQGYVGKDVVFGIRPEGLTHKRTGSDQPGSQYVNFDCKVEVIEPTGADTMTVVEIGGKEIVARVRPDRAPQPGEMMTFSADMSQISLFDPVTELRI is encoded by the coding sequence ATGGCATCACTCACCCTTGATAAAGTTCGCAAGGCCTTCGGTCCTGTCGAGGTTCTCAAAGAAATCAATATTGCTATTGAAGACGGCGAGTTCCTGGTTCTGGTCGGCCCGTCGGGTTGCGGCAAATCCACCCTTCTGAACCTGATTGCAGGTCTTGAGGGTTCCAGCGACGGGGAAATCCGCATCGGTGATCGCGTGATCAACGACGTGCATCCCAAGGACCGCAACATCGCGATGGTGTTCCAGTCCTACGCGCTTTACCCAAATATGACCGTTCGCAAGAACATTACCTTCGGTCTTGAGATCCGTGGTGTTTCGGCGGCAGAACGCGACAAGGCCGTTGCCGATGTTGCCAAACTGCTGCAGATCGAAGCCCTGCTGGACCGTAAGCCATCCCAGCTTTCGGGTGGTCAGCGCCAGCGCGTTGCAATGGGTCGGGCGCTTGTTCGTGATCCGGATATCTTCCTGTTCGACGAACCGCTCTCGAACCTTGATGCCAAGCTGCGCGTCGATATGCGTACCGAGATCAAGAAACTGCATCAGCGTCTGGGTGCCACCATCGTTTACGTGACCCACGACCAGATCGAAGCCATGACCCTTGCCTCGCGCATTGCGGTCATGAAAGATGGCATCCTGCAGCAGTTCGATACGCCGCAGAATATCTACGAACGCCCGAACAACATTTTTGTTGCCGGCTTCATCGGTTCGCCTTCGATGAACTTCATCAATGCAACCCTGATCAATGACAATGGCAATCTGGCCGTATCGATCAAACGCGATAACGACCCGATCATTCTGCCGCTGAAAGATGCACCGGAAAGCTATCAGGGCTATGTCGGCAAAGATGTCGTTTTTGGCATCCGTCCGGAAGGCCTTACGCACAAGCGCACCGGCTCCGACCAACCGGGCAGCCAATATGTCAATTTCGACTGCAAGGTCGAAGTCATTGAGCCGACCGGTGCCGACACCATGACGGTTGTCGAAATCGGCGGAAAGGAAATCGTTGCGCGCGTCCGGCCAGACCGGGCACCGCAACCGGGCGAGATGATGACATTCTCGGCCGACATGTCTCAGATCAGTCTGTTTGATCCGGTAACGGAACTTCGGATCTGA
- a CDS encoding response regulator: MSTRREPHILVVDDDQEIQKLLKKFLLQHGFRITTVSDGAEMHRALRDWNIDLVILDIMLPGEDGFALCRDVRRNSKVPIVMLTAVGEDTDRILGLELGADDYLTKPFNPRELLARIRAVFRRFETGTVTQVHHEETKTQKILFADWTLDIGSRELRDLDDVAVHLSTGEFSLLLALVKHNKRALSREQLVDIVRGQSSIPFDRSIDIQISRLRRKIEKDAKNPKLIKTVRGIGYQFCADTRTV, encoded by the coding sequence CTGAGTACGCGACGTGAACCCCATATTCTGGTTGTCGATGACGATCAGGAAATCCAGAAGCTCCTGAAAAAATTCCTGCTCCAGCACGGGTTTCGTATCACCACCGTTTCCGACGGGGCGGAGATGCATCGTGCGCTTCGCGACTGGAATATTGATCTGGTGATCCTTGATATCATGTTACCCGGCGAGGATGGTTTTGCGCTGTGCCGGGATGTGCGCCGCAATTCCAAGGTACCGATCGTCATGCTGACCGCGGTGGGTGAGGATACGGACCGTATTCTTGGTTTGGAACTGGGTGCAGATGATTATCTGACCAAGCCGTTCAATCCGCGCGAATTGCTGGCACGTATTCGTGCCGTGTTCCGTCGTTTTGAAACCGGCACCGTGACACAGGTCCATCACGAAGAAACCAAGACCCAGAAAATCCTGTTTGCCGACTGGACGCTCGACATTGGATCACGCGAATTGCGTGATCTGGATGATGTTGCGGTGCATTTGTCGACCGGGGAATTTTCGCTGTTGCTGGCACTGGTAAAGCATAACAAGCGTGCGCTTTCGCGCGAACAGCTTGTCGATATCGTGCGCGGTCAAAGTTCGATCCCGTTTGATCGCAGCATCGATATCCAGATCAGCCGCCTGCGCCGGAAAATTGAAAAAGATGCCAAAAATCCCAAACTGATCAAAACAGTGCGCGGGATCGGCTATCAGTTCTGCGCCGATACGAGGACCGTCTAG
- a CDS encoding carbohydrate ABC transporter permease, with the protein MADIQHYSHDAGWKHTILRGLLYLVLILFAAYYLFPLFVMISTSLKSLSEIREGSLISLPRVVTFDAWTYAWNEACVGVECSGIKIYFWNSVKMAVPAVLISTFLGAINGYALTKWRFKGANIVFALLLFGCFIPFQVVLLPMSQVLGSLGLASSTTGLVLVHVVYGLCFTTLFFRNYYVSIPDELVKAATIDGAGFFTIFWRIILPISTPIIVVSVIWQFTQIWNDFLFGASFASGDNAPMTVALNNIVNTTTGVKQYNVDMATALLTGLPTLLVYVLAGKYFVRGLTAGSVKG; encoded by the coding sequence ATGGCTGATATTCAGCATTATAGCCACGACGCAGGCTGGAAGCATACCATACTGCGCGGGTTGCTTTATCTCGTTTTGATCCTGTTCGCCGCCTACTATTTGTTCCCGCTTTTCGTGATGATTTCGACCTCGTTGAAATCGCTTAGCGAAATCCGGGAAGGCTCGCTCATTTCGCTGCCGCGTGTCGTGACCTTCGATGCATGGACCTATGCGTGGAACGAGGCCTGTGTGGGCGTTGAATGTTCGGGGATCAAAATTTACTTCTGGAACTCTGTCAAAATGGCGGTTCCGGCGGTTCTGATCTCGACCTTCCTTGGTGCGATCAACGGTTATGCGCTGACCAAATGGCGCTTCAAGGGTGCGAATATCGTCTTTGCCCTGCTGCTGTTTGGCTGCTTCATTCCGTTCCAGGTCGTTCTGCTGCCGATGTCACAGGTTCTGGGATCGCTTGGTCTTGCAAGTTCGACCACGGGCCTTGTTCTCGTGCATGTCGTATACGGTCTGTGCTTCACCACACTGTTCTTCCGGAACTATTATGTTTCGATCCCGGATGAACTGGTGAAAGCTGCAACCATCGATGGCGCAGGATTCTTCACCATTTTCTGGCGTATCATTCTGCCGATCTCGACCCCGATCATTGTGGTGTCGGTTATCTGGCAGTTTACCCAGATCTGGAATGACTTCCTTTTCGGTGCTTCCTTCGCCTCGGGCGACAATGCACCGATGACTGTCGCACTCAACAATATCGTCAACACCACGACCGGCGTGAAACAGTACAATGTCGATATGGCCACAGCCCTGCTGACCGGCCTGCCGACCCTGCTTGTTTATGTTCTGGCCGGAAAATACTTCGTCCGCGGCCTGACCGCCGGTTCGGTGAAGGGATAA
- a CDS encoding cryptochrome/photolyase family protein, producing the protein MEIPACKTIRFVLGDQLSTTLSSLRDANPAQDVIVMAEPRDEATYVPHHRQKIVFILSAMRHFAQDLREMGFEVCYFDYQTHPTSSFTDALKLALKHHPVKQVIITEPGEWRILGEVAKWARTFDITLDVRADDRFFAPLSAFAEFAENRKELRMEYFYRQLRRTTGILMEQDGKPVGDQWNFDHDNRKRLPDDKRPPSPLTFKPDAITQTLLEHVAQDFPNACGKHEGFGWAVTRQDALKAIDHFIEHRLPLFGDYQDTMTVKSSTVYHALLSGYINVGLLLPDEVCRAAEDAYRNGKVPINAAEGFIRQILGWREYVRGLYWHMGRDYGKSSYFDARRPLPAFFWNGDIAMNCLHHAITETLDNAYAHHIQRLMVIGNFALLSGLDPKEVCEWYLAVYIDAFEWVELPNTYGMALYADGGKMASKPYAASGKYINRMSDYCSDCQYNPNKNTGPDACPFNALYWHFLDRNAEKLGNNPRLGMPYRNWSSMNGNSKTALIQQAESFLKQMDCGKTPQPSRQGSLW; encoded by the coding sequence TTGGAAATACCTGCCTGTAAAACCATTCGCTTTGTTCTTGGCGACCAGCTTTCCACCACTCTTTCAAGCCTGCGTGATGCCAATCCGGCGCAGGATGTGATTGTGATGGCAGAACCTCGTGATGAGGCGACCTATGTTCCGCATCATCGACAAAAGATCGTTTTCATTCTGTCTGCCATGCGCCATTTCGCCCAAGATTTGCGCGAAATGGGTTTCGAGGTTTGTTATTTCGATTACCAAACTCACCCCACCAGCAGCTTTACCGATGCCCTGAAACTGGCGTTGAAACATCACCCGGTGAAACAGGTGATCATTACGGAGCCAGGTGAATGGCGAATACTTGGCGAGGTCGCAAAATGGGCCCGTACATTTGATATCACGCTTGATGTTCGTGCTGATGATCGTTTCTTTGCCCCGCTTTCAGCATTTGCCGAGTTTGCCGAGAACCGCAAGGAACTCCGTATGGAGTATTTCTATCGGCAACTGCGACGTACGACCGGCATATTGATGGAACAGGACGGAAAACCGGTCGGCGATCAGTGGAATTTTGATCACGATAATCGCAAACGTCTTCCCGACGATAAAAGACCACCAAGCCCCCTCACTTTCAAACCAGACGCGATCACACAGACATTACTGGAACACGTTGCACAAGATTTCCCGAACGCCTGTGGGAAGCATGAAGGTTTCGGCTGGGCGGTCACCCGACAGGATGCACTAAAAGCCATAGATCACTTTATCGAACATCGATTGCCGCTATTTGGCGACTATCAGGATACGATGACGGTAAAAAGCAGCACCGTTTATCACGCTCTTCTAAGCGGCTATATCAATGTGGGCCTTTTGCTTCCCGATGAAGTATGCCGTGCCGCCGAAGATGCCTATCGCAACGGTAAAGTGCCGATCAACGCCGCCGAAGGCTTTATTCGTCAGATACTCGGCTGGCGCGAATATGTGCGTGGGCTTTACTGGCACATGGGGCGGGACTATGGAAAAAGCAGCTATTTCGATGCTAGGCGCCCTCTGCCCGCCTTTTTCTGGAATGGTGACATTGCGATGAACTGCCTGCATCACGCCATCACCGAAACACTTGATAATGCCTATGCTCATCACATTCAGCGACTGATGGTGATTGGCAACTTTGCGCTTTTATCCGGACTTGATCCGAAGGAAGTCTGTGAATGGTATCTGGCCGTTTATATCGACGCATTTGAATGGGTCGAACTTCCCAACACCTATGGCATGGCACTTTATGCTGACGGCGGGAAAATGGCGTCCAAGCCCTACGCCGCCAGTGGGAAATACATCAACCGGATGTCCGATTACTGTTCGGATTGCCAGTACAACCCCAATAAGAACACAGGCCCCGATGCATGTCCCTTTAACGCGCTTTACTGGCACTTTCTGGATCGTAACGCCGAAAAACTTGGCAATAATCCGCGCCTTGGTATGCCTTATCGCAACTGGTCAAGCATGAATGGGAACAGTAAAACAGCATTGATACAACAGGCCGAAAGTTTCCTGAAACAGATGGATTGCGGAAAAACCCCACAGCCATCACGTCAGGGGAGCCTGTGGTAA
- a CDS encoding DUF1127 domain-containing protein: MFLSSILVAVRRWAYARSVANELYNLDKRDLDDVGISHWQIKDVARKAARDAIA, from the coding sequence ATGTTCCTGTCCAGTATTCTCGTTGCTGTTCGCCGTTGGGCCTATGCACGCTCTGTCGCGAACGAACTCTACAATCTCGACAAGCGTGATCTGGATGATGTCGGGATTTCCCACTGGCAGATCAAAGACGTAGCGCGCAAAGCTGCTCGTGACGCGATCGCTTAA
- the bfr gene encoding bacterioferritin, producing MKGNKKVIDALNKQLTAELSAADQYNTHAEMYLDWGLHALYTRMHHEKDEELEHAKRLIERILFLEGVPDTASRSPIKIGKTVLEMMKNDLEHEYHVIDLLKKAIKLAEKEEDYQTRNMLTTLLDDSEEDHAYWLEQQIRLIDMMGLPNYIQFRAVGEPNPHA from the coding sequence ATGAAGGGTAACAAGAAGGTTATCGACGCGCTGAACAAGCAGCTTACGGCTGAATTGTCTGCTGCAGACCAATACAACACCCACGCCGAGATGTACCTCGATTGGGGTTTGCATGCGCTTTATACCCGGATGCACCATGAAAAGGACGAGGAACTCGAACATGCAAAACGCCTGATCGAGCGTATCCTGTTCCTTGAAGGCGTGCCCGATACCGCGTCGCGCAGCCCGATCAAGATCGGCAAAACCGTGCTCGAGATGATGAAAAATGATCTTGAGCACGAATATCATGTGATCGATCTTCTGAAAAAGGCGATCAAACTTGCCGAGAAGGAAGAGGATTACCAGACGCGCAATATGCTGACCACGCTGCTTGATGACAGTGAAGAGGATCACGCATATTGGCTGGAACAGCAAATCCGCCTGATCGATATGATGGGCCTGCCGAACTATATCCAGTTCCGCGCTGTGGGCGAGCCAAACCCGCACGCCTAA
- the bfr gene encoding bacterioferritin translates to MKGDPKIIGYLNRVLTNQLTAINQYFLHARMLRDWGVEEMGEYEYKLSIKEMKRADDTIERILFLEGLPNLQNLNKLMIGENVEEIVSCDMKFELASLPLLREAITACEKAEDFVTRDLLVKFLEDQEEHVDWLETEQWQIENVGMQNYIQSRSGDGD, encoded by the coding sequence ATGAAGGGTGATCCCAAGATCATCGGTTATCTTAATCGCGTGCTGACCAATCAGTTGACGGCGATTAACCAGTATTTCCTGCATGCCCGTATGCTTCGCGACTGGGGCGTGGAAGAAATGGGCGAGTACGAATACAAGCTTTCGATCAAGGAAATGAAACGTGCTGATGACACCATCGAGCGCATTCTGTTCCTTGAAGGACTGCCCAACCTTCAGAATTTGAACAAGCTTATGATCGGCGAGAATGTCGAGGAAATCGTTTCCTGCGATATGAAGTTCGAACTGGCAAGCCTTCCGCTTCTGCGCGAGGCGATTACCGCCTGCGAAAAAGCCGAAGATTTCGTAACCCGCGATCTGCTGGTCAAATTCCTTGAAGATCAGGAAGAACATGTCGACTGGCTGGAAACAGAGCAGTGGCAGATCGAAAATGTCGGGATGCAGAATTACATTCAAAGCCGTTCTGGCGACGGCGACTAA
- a CDS encoding prephenate dehydrogenase — MPFLFPAHPTIGILGFGAFGRLTALHLADHFPILVHDVNPDAVSACASVATPGNIRAADIINVAKCDIVILAVPVTEMRAVIAQISPHLRAGAIVLDVGSVKMEPVRAMLEGLPDHVDIIGTHPLFGPQSARDGIAELKIAICPVRGRRFCRIAAFLRHVLRLKVFVVTPDEHDREAAIVQGVTHLIAKVLVRMDPLPARMTTASFDLLVKATEMVRYDAPGVFWAIENANPYAGAVREQFFELAMGVRDQLAGGKCAVVAVTAE; from the coding sequence ATGCCTTTTTTATTTCCAGCTCATCCGACGATAGGGATTTTGGGGTTCGGCGCCTTTGGGCGTTTGACGGCGCTTCATCTGGCGGATCATTTTCCGATTTTGGTGCATGATGTTAATCCTGATGCGGTTTCGGCATGTGCGTCGGTAGCAACGCCCGGAAACATTCGGGCGGCTGACATTATTAACGTGGCGAAATGCGATATCGTCATTTTGGCTGTCCCGGTTACAGAGATGAGGGCGGTGATCGCACAGATTTCACCGCATTTGCGTGCGGGGGCGATTGTTCTGGATGTAGGGTCCGTGAAAATGGAACCGGTGCGGGCAATGCTTGAGGGGCTTCCCGATCATGTGGATATTATCGGAACCCATCCCCTGTTCGGTCCGCAAAGTGCTCGGGACGGTATTGCCGAGCTCAAGATCGCGATTTGTCCTGTTAGGGGGCGCAGATTCTGCCGAATTGCGGCGTTCCTGCGTCACGTTCTTCGGCTTAAGGTGTTTGTAGTTACACCCGATGAGCATGACCGCGAGGCCGCTATCGTGCAGGGGGTGACACACCTGATTGCCAAGGTTCTGGTCCGGATGGATCCATTGCCCGCGCGCATGACAACGGCAAGCTTTGATTTGCTCGTAAAGGCGACCGAAATGGTGCGCTACGATGCGCCCGGCGTTTTCTGGGCGATTGAAAATGCGAACCCTTATGCCGGTGCCGTGCGGGAACAGTTCTTTGAATTGGCGATGGGCGTGCGTGACCAACTTGCCGGTGGTAAATGTGCTGTTGTCGCGGTAACGGCGGAATGA
- a CDS encoding carbohydrate ABC transporter permease encodes MGASSSTESNLTASIQRHLSKIVVAPSFAASLFFVYGFILWTGYMAFSKSRMLPVWDWAGLRQYERLWQMERWHVAIENLLIFGGLFIVICLFLGCLLAVLLDQRIRAEGVLRTIFLYPMALSFIVTGTVWKWLLNPGLGLESMMHDLGWTSFKFDWLVNSDMAIYTVVIAAVWQASGFVMAMFLAALRGVDQDIIRAAYMDGASLPRIYFGIIIPSIRPVFLSAIVVLAHLAVKSFDLVIALTGGGPGYSSDLPATFMYTMAFQRNQLGVGAASAMMMLATVMAIIVPYLYSELRGGKKNG; translated from the coding sequence ATGGGGGCTTCTTCAAGCACCGAAAGCAACCTGACGGCCAGCATACAACGCCATCTTTCGAAGATCGTTGTTGCACCGTCCTTTGCTGCGTCCCTGTTTTTTGTCTACGGGTTCATCCTGTGGACAGGCTATATGGCGTTTTCGAAATCGCGCATGCTTCCGGTCTGGGATTGGGCTGGTCTGCGGCAATACGAACGCCTCTGGCAAATGGAACGCTGGCATGTTGCCATCGAGAATCTGCTGATTTTCGGCGGTCTCTTTATCGTTATCTGCCTGTTTCTTGGCTGCCTGCTTGCAGTCCTTCTGGATCAGCGCATTCGCGCCGAAGGCGTACTTCGCACTATTTTCCTTTATCCGATGGCGCTGTCATTTATCGTGACCGGCACCGTCTGGAAATGGCTTCTCAATCCGGGCCTTGGTCTGGAAAGCATGATGCATGACCTTGGCTGGACCAGCTTCAAATTCGACTGGCTGGTGAATTCGGACATGGCGATCTATACCGTCGTGATCGCAGCCGTCTGGCAGGCATCGGGTTTTGTCATGGCAATGTTCCTTGCGGCATTGCGCGGCGTCGATCAGGACATCATTCGCGCAGCCTATATGGATGGCGCCAGCCTGCCCCGCATCTATTTCGGCATTATCATCCCGTCAATCCGTCCGGTTTTCCTCAGTGCCATTGTCGTTCTGGCCCATCTGGCCGTTAAAAGTTTCGACCTTGTCATTGCACTTACCGGTGGTGGACCGGGTTATTCATCCGATCTTCCGGCCACCTTCATGTACACGATGGCCTTCCAGCGCAACCAGCTGGGCGTGGGTGCCGCAAGTGCCATGATGATGCTGGCGACCGTAATGGCAATCATTGTGCCGTATCTTTATTCCGAACTGCGCGGAGGCAAGAAAAATGGCTGA
- a CDS encoding ABC transporter substrate-binding protein, with product MNLRKTILATGVAFSALATASFAHAEPTAEVLHWWTSGGEAKAVAALKEDFEAHGGKWVDSPVAGGGGDAAMTVLRSRVLSGDAPAAVQLKGPAIQDWAEQGALADLNDVAEAEGWDKVIPPAIQSVMKYEGDYVAVPVNIHRVDWIWANPELLAKVGATEAPKTWDEFNALADKLKAAGITPVAHGGQPWQDATVFETVVLGLGGPEFYQQALVDLDEDALKSDTMKAVFDQMRKIRGYVDADFPGRDWNLATAMVMNGDAAMQIMGDWAKGEFLAAGKVPGKDFICSATPSEHGYLFNVDSFAMFNVSGDDKVEGQKLLAELIVGEKFQETFNLLKGSIPARLGVALDKFDDCAKKSEADLLAAQDAGGFLPSMAHGMALRGHLSGAIVDVVTAHFNSDMSSDEAVERLVEAVELAKD from the coding sequence ATGAATCTGCGCAAAACCATTCTCGCCACCGGTGTGGCGTTCTCTGCTCTCGCGACTGCAAGCTTTGCACATGCCGAACCGACTGCCGAAGTCCTTCATTGGTGGACTTCGGGCGGCGAAGCCAAAGCCGTCGCTGCCCTTAAAGAAGATTTCGAAGCACATGGTGGCAAATGGGTTGATAGCCCGGTTGCCGGTGGCGGCGGTGACGCAGCCATGACCGTGCTGCGTTCGCGCGTTCTGTCCGGCGATGCCCCGGCTGCCGTTCAGCTTAAAGGCCCGGCGATCCAGGATTGGGCCGAACAGGGTGCACTCGCTGATCTCAATGACGTTGCCGAAGCTGAAGGCTGGGACAAGGTGATCCCGCCGGCAATTCAGAGCGTCATGAAGTATGAAGGCGACTATGTTGCCGTTCCGGTAAACATTCACCGTGTTGACTGGATCTGGGCAAACCCGGAATTGCTGGCCAAAGTTGGTGCCACCGAAGCACCGAAAACCTGGGACGAATTCAACGCCCTTGCTGACAAGCTGAAAGCTGCTGGCATCACGCCAGTCGCGCACGGTGGCCAGCCATGGCAGGACGCAACCGTCTTTGAAACCGTCGTTCTTGGTCTTGGCGGTCCGGAATTCTACCAGCAGGCTCTGGTTGATCTCGACGAGGACGCGCTGAAATCCGACACGATGAAAGCTGTGTTCGACCAGATGCGCAAAATCCGCGGCTATGTCGATGCCGACTTCCCGGGCCGTGACTGGAACCTTGCAACTGCAATGGTCATGAATGGCGATGCCGCCATGCAGATCATGGGTGACTGGGCAAAAGGCGAATTCCTTGCAGCGGGTAAAGTCCCGGGCAAAGACTTCATCTGCTCGGCAACCCCGTCTGAACACGGTTACCTGTTCAACGTTGACAGCTTCGCGATGTTCAATGTTTCCGGCGATGACAAGGTCGAAGGTCAGAAACTGCTTGCAGAACTGATCGTTGGTGAAAAATTCCAGGAAACCTTCAACCTTCTCAAGGGTTCGATTCCGGCACGTCTTGGCGTAGCACTCGACAAATTCGACGATTGCGCAAAGAAATCCGAAGCTGACCTTCTGGCAGCACAGGACGCTGGTGGCTTCCTGCCTTCCATGGCGCATGGCATGGCGCTTCGCGGTCACCTTTCGGGTGCGATCGTTGACGTCGTGACCGCCCACTTCAACTCCGATATGTCGTCCGACGAAGCCGTCGAGCGTCTTGTCGAAGCAGTTGAACTGGCCAAAGACTAA